GGCCGATTGCGGGGCTGTCCCCGCCCTTGGCCGTCCTGTTCGTCATCCAGACCCTGCACGCCCTGACCTTCGCGGCAACCTATGCCGGAACAATCGAATTTATCGGCCGCGCTGTGCCCGACGAGTACCGCACGACGGCGATGACCATCGTCGCGTCGCTGGGCATCGGGGCGGTCACGGGCCTCGCAGCCGTGGTAGCGGGCCAGATGTTCAGCGCCGAGGCGCCGTTGTATGCTTACCTGCTGATGTCGGGAATGGGCGGGGCCGCGCTGATCCTGACCGTCCTTCTGGGGCGCCGCTGGGACGGCGGCCCCCTTCATGCGGTTGCGCAGGACTAGAGGACGATGACGTCCGCAGGATCTTTCAGCGGCGTGCCATCGGTGCGGGCCGCGGTCAGCCGGTCATCGAACAGCTGGATATAGGCATCGGGCACCCCCGGAATGCCGCGCAGGCGCTGCAGCTGCACCGTGGTGGCCGCCAGATCGCCATTGCGCCAGGAGAGGACGAGCTCCCGCTGCGTGTCAGCCAGTTGCCGGAAGGCTTTGGAAGCTTTCAGGAACGGGTTGCCGACCAGACCGTACACGGTCCGCACGGGCGCTTCGGGGCCGGTCTTGACGATGTCGAGATCAAGAAACGCATAGTGATGGCGCAGAGCATCGAACACGACATCGTCGGCAATAATGGCAGGACCATATTGGCCCGCACGCTGGCGCAGGGCGCTGGCCAGCCGGACAGATTCACCGATGACGGAATATCGGTTGCGGTTGCCGCGGCCGACCGGGCCAGCGAAGCTTTCCGCTGATGCCAGGCCGATTTCCAGCGAGCCTTCGGCAAAGCCGTCATCGACCGAGCCGGCCGCTTCGCCCGCAAAGGCCGCGGTCTGAACGTTCTCGGACAGCGTGTTGACGTCGTCGATCATTTTCAGCGCGCAGGCGCAGGCTTTCTCGATCGGGCCAGAGATCTCATCGGGCACGTTCCAGTAGCCGAGCAGCCGGCCATCCTCACCAAAATCCACGGTCCCGCCATGGGCGAGAATGGTGCGTCGCAGGGCATCATTGGCGGAGGCCGTAAAGCGAATGAAATCGTCCGGACGCCCCTCAAACCGGCGCACGACAGCCTGAGGCAGGCGCAGGGCACAGGACAGGACCGTGATCTCCCGGCGGACACCGCGCAGAAGGACAGCGCCGCCGCGTGACTGCAGCTTGCTCATGGAGGATTGCGGCAGGGCGCCGTGGAAGGCGCCGCGCGTGAAATCATCCCGCACAAGCATATTCGCGATGACGGCCACGAGAACGGCCAGCGGCATGCCAACAGCACCGTAAATCATCGGGATCGGATCAATGAGCAGGGCCGACTGGGCGAAGGCCATGTAGCAGGCGGCAAAGCTGCCTATCGCCAGAGCAACGCTGATGGCAGCGGCGGTGCTGTGACGCAGGTAAAGTGCCGCGCCAATCGTGATGGCGCCGATGAAAAGCGCCCCCAGCGCCTCCACAAGAACGGTCCAACCGGGGCGCCGGGGGACCGCGCCCATCTTCATCTGCTCGGCGAACTGGCCGTGAATGGCGTTGATCGACATCCGACCACGGGCGGTTTTGACATCGGGACGCGTGGCAGACGTTTCGCCGACAAAGACGATCTTGTCGCGCAAAGGCTGGGTCCATGAACCGTCACCCTGCAGAACGCGCCAGGCCGGTACGCTGGGCAGATCGGTCTCAGGGGGCAGCCAGAGGCGGCCGGTCGCGGCGCGCTGAAGGGGGATGAACTGTTCGCCAAGACGGATCGCTGAGGGTGGTGAGCCGCCGGACTGCAGACTGCCAGACGAGGGCGTGACCTCGATCGTGTCGCCTGCCAGGATCCATCCGGCGAGGGCGGCAGATGGCACGGGCCGTTCTTCAACGGACCAGAGGACCGGCACGCGGCGGACGTGACCATCACCATCGACGGGCAGGGCGCTGACCGACAGAAGGGCGGTCTCGCTGAGCCCCGCATCGACCGTGTCATAAAGCGGTGCAGCGAGAAGCGCGAGGAAGCCATTGCCAGCTTCTGTCCTCAGGCTGATCCAGTCTTTGGGTTGGGTGTCGGCGCGCTGCCAGTCGGTCCGGCGGGCCGGTGTCTGACCCACCGACAGGGCAGTCGGGAAATTCAGCGCAGCAGCGGCAAGACCGGCATTATTGGTCGGCAATTGTGCAATTTCGTGCAGCGCATCGGCACGATCCCCGACATTTTGCCAGTAGCGGGCGACCACTTCGGGGGATAGGGGATCCTGTCCTTCAATCGGCACGGTCAGGACAACGGCCTTCGCGCCTGCCTCTTCTGCCGCATTGACGATGCCGGCATACGCGGTACGAGGCCATGGCCATGGCCCGATCCGTTCAAGGCTCTCCTCGTCGATTTCGATGAGCACAACGTCATGTGACACCGGAGCTATTCTTGGTTTAGCTCTTGAATATAAATCGAAAATGGCCTCGCGCGAATCGACCTTGGTCGACTGGGCTGTGGTGAGGGTATGCGCGACGACGGCCAGCAATAACAGAGCGGGCGCCGCCAGCAGATACCGTAATCGTTGCTGGAGCCGTTGTTGGAACATGCCCGACCCTTAAATAGACCAGGTTAACAGGAAGCGAGTGCCTGCCACACTCTTGCATCAGAGACGAGCGGAATTCGCGTGAACTGACAAGCCTTCACCGGCGATTCAGCCTTCTGTGTCATGGTCAACGAAAGGTTTGCGGCATCTGGCGTCGTTAAAATCGAAAAGGACAGGCTCGCGTACATGGGCGTAGCAAGTTTTGAGAGTGCGGAGAACGGCGAAGCCCTTCGGCTGATCGCCCGTGGCGCGTGGACGCTCGAGGATGGTTTGGCCAGCCTCGACCGGCGCCTGCGGGAGTTTACGGCCACGACCATGGACCGCCCGCTCAGCATCGACATGTCTGAGGTCGAACGTCTCGATACCGTTGGCGCCATGATGCTGCAGCGGGTGATGCGCGCCTGCGGCGAGCGTGCTGAGTCCACCGACCTTCTCCTTGGCTTTCGCGGCACGACACCGCGTCAGGAGCAGTTGCTGATCCGCGCCGGTGAGAACATGACGCCGTGCGATTTCGACGGCCCCCACCGGAAATCGTTTCTGTTGATGCTGGAGCGTCTGGGCCGCGGTACGGTTCACGCCGGTAATGACGCCCTGAGTATTCTGAGCTTTGTCGGCGCGGTCACCGCGCGACTTGGCGGGACATTCACCCATCCCCAGCGTTTTCGCCTGACCCCCATGGTGCACCACATGGAGGAGGCCGGTCTCGACGCCACGCCAATCGTCGGGCTGATGTCGTTCCTCATCGGTGCTGTCGTTGCCTTCATGGGCGCCAGGGTTCTGGCCAGTTTCGGGGCCTCCGTCTTCACTGTCGAACTCGTCGGCATCGCGGTTTTGCGCGAATTTGGCGTTCTTCTGACCGCCATCCTCGTGGCTGGCCGCTCAGGCAGCGCGTTCACGGCCCAGATCGGGTCGATGAAACTGCGCGAGGAAATTGACGCCATGGAAGTCATGGGGATCCATCCCCTCGACGCCCTCGTTGTGCCGCGCACGCTTGCCCTCATGCTGACCCTGCCGGTGCTCGCCTTTATCGCCTCGTTCCTGGGCGTGCTGGGCGGCGGTGTCGTCGGATGGTTGGCACTGGATATTCCGCCCACGCTATTTATGGCCCGGATGCAGGAGATCGTCGTCGTCTCCAACCTGATGGTTGGTCTCGTCAAGGCGCCGTTCTTCGCTTTCGCGATCGCTGTTGTGGGCTGTTATCATGGGATGCAGGTGGCCAATTCTGCTGAGGATCTTGGCCGTCGTACCACCATGTCCGTCGTCCAGTCGCTGTTCCTCGTTATTCTGATCGATGCGCTGTTCGCCATGTTCTTCCTGGAGCTGGGCATATGAGCGATACCCAAGATCAGAAAGAAATCGTCATCAAGGTGAGGGGCCTGGTGAACCAGTTCGGTCACCAGCGCGTCCACGACAATCTGGACCTCGATGTCTATCGCGGTGAGATCATTGGCGTCGTTGGCGGTTCGGGGACAGGTAAATCCGTCCTGATGCGGTCGATCGTCGGCCTGCGTCGTCCGCAGCACGGATCAATCGAGCTGCTCGGCCACGACATGATGAATATCAAGGACAAGGACCGCGCGGCGCTCAATCAGGATATCGGGCTTCTGTTTCAGGATGGCGCGCTGTTCTCCTCCATGACGGTGGCCCAGAACGTGATGGCCCCCTTGCGGGAGCATCTCGATATCTCGGATGCGCTGGCTGAAGAAGTGGCCGCGCTAAAGATCTCTCTTGCCGGGCTCGATCCATCTGCAGGGTCGAAATACCCGTCCGAGCTTTCAGGCGGCATGCGCAAGCGGGCAGCCCTGGCTCGGGCCATTGCGCTCGACCCGGAGATCATTTTTCTTGATGAGCCTACCGCCGGCCTCGACCCAATCGGCGCGTCCAATTTCGATGAGCTCATCATCGGCTTGCGGGATGCCCTCGGCCTGACCGTGTTCATGATTACCCACGACCTCGACAGCCTTTACCGGGACTGTGACCGTGTCGCCGTTCTGGCCGAGAAAAAGGTGATCGTGGCGGGACCGATCGACGAGGTCAGGCAATACGACCACCCTTGGGTCGAAGAATATTTCAGTGGCCCTCGTGGCCGTGCAGCCCTGTCGTCTATCGGTGGCAGAGCAACCAGTAACCCGCGCCCTGAATTGGGCGGGGCTTTGGAGTAGAAACCATGGAAACCCGTGCGCATTACGTCCTTATCGGCGCCTTCATGCTCGGCGGCATCCTGCTCGCCGTCCTGTTCACCCTCTGGCTGGGCAGTGTGGAGCGCGACTATGATGAATACGAGATCGTCTTCCGGCAGAAGATTTCCGGTCTGCAGGAAGGGGCCAACGTGCTCTTCAACGGCATCCGGGTCGGTGAGGTGACGGACCTCCGAATTGACCGAAACGATCCCAACCGCTCCATCGCGATTGTGCAGGTGGAAGAGGGCACGCCGGTGAAAACAGACACCAAGGTCGAGCTCGAGCTTGTTGGTGTGACCGGTCTGGCTGTCGTCCAGTTCAACGGCGGCTCCTCCCAACAGCCCCTTCTCAAATCCGTGTCCAGTACGGACCGTCCGGTCATGGAAGCGGACGTCTCGGGCATCGCTGCCGTCATCGAATCGTCCGGCGACATTGCCCTCAACGTCTCCCGCCTGTTGAGCCAGGAGAACGCCGAGGCCGTTACGCGCATTCTGGCGGATATTGAATCCGTGACCGACGTCATCTCCGACAAGGAAACCGAGATCAGCGTCCTGATCGATAATCTGAGCGTGGCCTCGGGCTCCATCCGCCAGTCCGCTGAGCGCCTCGACGCGACGATCTCGTCCTTCCAGAGCACGGCAGCGACCGTCGATACGATGGTGAAAGAGGATGCCCAGGCGCTACTCGACCAGCTTGGCGGAACCGCCGATGAAATCCATGCAATGGTGACCGAGGTCAACGATATCATCGCAGACAACCGGCCTGCCATTGACGCCTTTGCTCAGGAAGGGCTTGGTGCCGCGATGGGCGTTATTACACGCGCCAACCGGCTGGTGAATACGACAGAAGCCATCCTGCTCGAATTTGACCGCGACCCGACCCGTTTCCTCATCGGCGAAGGCCGTCCGACATCCAATTAAGGAGAGTCAGTCCATGACCTCGACCTATCTTCGTGTCCTGCCGCTTGCCCTGTTGCTGACCGGATGTGTGTCCCTTCTGCCCAAGGCAGGGGATCTGCCGCCCCGTCTGGCGCTCAATGCCGGGGAGCCTGCAACGGGCGAGCTGACCCCAGCAATCAATGCGACCCTGGTTGTTGGCGATCCTGACTCGGCGTCCGCCTACAACACGTTCCTCGTGGCCATCGCTCGGGGGCCCTATGAAATCCAGTATATCGAAAATGCGCAGTGGACGGACCGCGTGCCGGTGCTCGTCCGCCGCTTCATCGAACAGCGTTTTGAGAACCGGGCTCTGTTCACCGCCGTGGGGGATCGGGTCGATCTGCCCGTCTCAGATTTTGAGCTGCAGACGGACATTCGCAGTTTTGAAATCGATGAGACATCGGATCAGCCCTTCGCGCGCGTTACGCTCGGGGCCAAGCTGATTGACCGGCGCAAGAAGGTGCTGGGAACGAAGATCTTCTCTGAGCGCGTGCCGGTTCGATCCGCGGAACTTGGCGATCGCATCGACGCCCTGAACGAGGCGGCGACAGCGACGGCCGATGATCTGATCGAATGGACAGAGCGTCTTACGACTACAGCCACCAGCCCGTAAGCCGGTGGCATCAGATCTCAGGAAAAGTGGCCTACCGCACTGCCGGTCAGGACATAGAGACGGCCGATCGGCGCACTGAGATAGCTCTCAATCGCGGCTTCGCCGTCTTCATCGGCAGACAGCGGTTCGAGCAGGGTATCGAAATCATTCAGATACTCCGCAACGCGTTGCTTGAAGACCGGGTTGTTCACAACCTGCTCTGTGGCCGCGCTCTTCAGCTCTTCCGTATCGCCGGCGACGAGAAGGCGGGCAAAGATCTGGCGTTCGCCGCGCTCATACCGATCCAGCTGATCATGGGTCGGCTCCTGCACAAGTTGCGTGTACATCACGAGAGAGAAATTGTGGATGCGGCTGATCAGACGGTCCATCTCATCGGGCAGGTCTGATTGCGCTGACGGCTTGGGTGCCGCGGCCTTGGCGGACGCGGCGGCTTTCTCTGCCTGCACGGCCTGCTCAACGGCGGGCGACAATGGCTTCGGCGCGGCAGGCTTTGGTGGTGTCGGTTTCGGCGCTGCGGGTTGCGGTGCCGGGGCTGCGGCTTTCGCGACCGGTGCGGGCTTGGCGGCAGCAGGGGCGACAGGTGCCGCCGCGCGCTGCGGTGCGACCGTTGCATCGTCCTGGCCGGGCAGGGCCTCTTCGACGGTGGCCAGAATATCGCGCCAGGCGAGGCGACGACGATTGGCACCCACCGCCGTTTCATTCTCTGGCGCCGGTGCTTCATTGCGCGACGGGGTCGCCGACATCCGGCCAGCCTGTTCAGTCACAATCTTGGCGAGCCGATCGGCCCGTTTGCGCTGATCCTTGATCAGGGCTTCAAGCCGCGCGGACTGTTCGGCCAGCTCTGTCTGGACGGTCGACAGGCGCTTTGCGTTCTCATCAATGCGGTTGGCGATCGCACTCTGGCGTTCGGTCGCTTCCGCATTGGCGCTGGTCAGGTTCTCGCTGCGATCTTCCATGGCGGAGGCGAGCTGCTCAAACCGGTCCAGCGATTTGGCGGACACGGCTTCGAGCCGCTGCAGCTGGCTGCTCAGCTCCCGTTCCTTGTCGACGATGCGGGCTTCATAGCTGCCCTGTTCAGCCGCCGACATGTTGGAGCGTTCAGCGATTTTCTCGGCGAAGCGTTCAGCTTCCTGATTCATCTCTTCGGCCAGATCCATCAGGGCCCGGCGCTCTTTTTCAAGGCGCTCGGTGCTCTTGACCGTACCGCTCTCCAGCGCGCTGCTGGCGTTGTCGATGGCGCGCACCTGCTGGCGGATCAGGCTTTCCGCTTCGGCCAGGCGACCGATCGCTGTGTCGATTTCGGCGTTCAGGGCGCTGATCTGGGCGCGTGCGGCGGCGGATTGCGGGAAGGCGGAGCCTTCGCCCATGCCACTGAATGTCTTGTGCAGGCGCTGGGCTGCAGCTTCCAGCCGGGCACCGGCGGAGACGGCATAGCCCGCTCCAAGAATAAGGGCTGCGCTGCTGATCGCCAGCAGGAAGACCTCACCGGAATAGCCAAGGCGTATTGCAAAGGTGCCGGTCGTGGCCTGATGCACCATGGTCGTGCCAATCGGCCATGCCACAAGCCATGCGATCAGGAGCCCGCCGGCAAGGATTTTCGTTGCCGTCCAGATTTGTTTTGCAGAAGCTGAATTCACCCGTTGATCACCGGTGTTTTGATCCTCATCAGAAGCGACAGCAGGCGTTGCGGCCCCTGGCCGTACGGCAGATAAAGGCACGACATTACGCGCCGCCCCAAGGGCGTCAGACAGTTTGTACGTGCGTTTTTCTTCAGCCGCCATTGCGCTCTCCTTCGCCCCCTCAAGATCGCCCTACACCGATTATGCGGCGCCCGTCATCCCGTGTTTCCACGTGAGTTGTGCTGCCAGGTCGGTTTTGATGCGTCGTGCCGATTATCAGGTGGTGCAGGCGGTCGACGCGCGATACTCCGAAGGTGCAGCAGATGGTAATGACAGGTTAACGAGTGATTAACGTTCTCGTTCTGTTGTCTGTTTTCCGGGCGCTGCGTGGTTAAAACAGGATCAGGGTCGGTGAAACGACAAATCGAGGGGGCGACTGTGATGCGGCAGCCTGTCTGGCGACATAAACTGATCACCTTTGTCGAAGGCGCTGTATTTCAGAATACGGTGATGCTGCTGATCTGTCTGAACGCCATCGTGCTCGGCGTCGAGACACTGCCTGTGGGCAGAAATCATGCTGAACTGCTCAACATGGTCGACCAGACCTTTATTTCGTTTTTCATTCTTGAACTGGTCCTGCGCATCACCGCCTACGGACCTGCATTTTTCAGATCCGGCTGGAATATTGCGGACTTCCTGATCATCGTGACGTCGG
This genomic stretch from Parvularcula sp. LCG005 harbors:
- a CDS encoding CHASE2 domain-containing protein, which gives rise to MFQQRLQQRLRYLLAAPALLLLAVVAHTLTTAQSTKVDSREAIFDLYSRAKPRIAPVSHDVVLIEIDEESLERIGPWPWPRTAYAGIVNAAEEAGAKAVVLTVPIEGQDPLSPEVVARYWQNVGDRADALHEIAQLPTNNAGLAAAALNFPTALSVGQTPARRTDWQRADTQPKDWISLRTEAGNGFLALLAAPLYDTVDAGLSETALLSVSALPVDGDGHVRRVPVLWSVEERPVPSAALAGWILAGDTIEVTPSSGSLQSGGSPPSAIRLGEQFIPLQRAATGRLWLPPETDLPSVPAWRVLQGDGSWTQPLRDKIVFVGETSATRPDVKTARGRMSINAIHGQFAEQMKMGAVPRRPGWTVLVEALGALFIGAITIGAALYLRHSTAAAISVALAIGSFAACYMAFAQSALLIDPIPMIYGAVGMPLAVLVAVIANMLVRDDFTRGAFHGALPQSSMSKLQSRGGAVLLRGVRREITVLSCALRLPQAVVRRFEGRPDDFIRFTASANDALRRTILAHGGTVDFGEDGRLLGYWNVPDEISGPIEKACACALKMIDDVNTLSENVQTAAFAGEAAGSVDDGFAEGSLEIGLASAESFAGPVGRGNRNRYSVIGESVRLASALRQRAGQYGPAIIADDVVFDALRHHYAFLDLDIVKTGPEAPVRTVYGLVGNPFLKASKAFRQLADTQRELVLSWRNGDLAATTVQLQRLRGIPGVPDAYIQLFDDRLTAARTDGTPLKDPADVIVL
- a CDS encoding ABC transporter permease, with the translated sequence MGVASFESAENGEALRLIARGAWTLEDGLASLDRRLREFTATTMDRPLSIDMSEVERLDTVGAMMLQRVMRACGERAESTDLLLGFRGTTPRQEQLLIRAGENMTPCDFDGPHRKSFLLMLERLGRGTVHAGNDALSILSFVGAVTARLGGTFTHPQRFRLTPMVHHMEEAGLDATPIVGLMSFLIGAVVAFMGARVLASFGASVFTVELVGIAVLREFGVLLTAILVAGRSGSAFTAQIGSMKLREEIDAMEVMGIHPLDALVVPRTLALMLTLPVLAFIASFLGVLGGGVVGWLALDIPPTLFMARMQEIVVVSNLMVGLVKAPFFAFAIAVVGCYHGMQVANSAEDLGRRTTMSVVQSLFLVILIDALFAMFFLELGI
- a CDS encoding ABC transporter ATP-binding protein — encoded protein: MSDTQDQKEIVIKVRGLVNQFGHQRVHDNLDLDVYRGEIIGVVGGSGTGKSVLMRSIVGLRRPQHGSIELLGHDMMNIKDKDRAALNQDIGLLFQDGALFSSMTVAQNVMAPLREHLDISDALAEEVAALKISLAGLDPSAGSKYPSELSGGMRKRAALARAIALDPEIIFLDEPTAGLDPIGASNFDELIIGLRDALGLTVFMITHDLDSLYRDCDRVAVLAEKKVIVAGPIDEVRQYDHPWVEEYFSGPRGRAALSSIGGRATSNPRPELGGALE
- a CDS encoding MlaD family protein, encoding METRAHYVLIGAFMLGGILLAVLFTLWLGSVERDYDEYEIVFRQKISGLQEGANVLFNGIRVGEVTDLRIDRNDPNRSIAIVQVEEGTPVKTDTKVELELVGVTGLAVVQFNGGSSQQPLLKSVSSTDRPVMEADVSGIAAVIESSGDIALNVSRLLSQENAEAVTRILADIESVTDVISDKETEISVLIDNLSVASGSIRQSAERLDATISSFQSTAATVDTMVKEDAQALLDQLGGTADEIHAMVTEVNDIIADNRPAIDAFAQEGLGAAMGVITRANRLVNTTEAILLEFDRDPTRFLIGEGRPTSN
- a CDS encoding ABC-type transport auxiliary lipoprotein family protein; amino-acid sequence: MTSTYLRVLPLALLLTGCVSLLPKAGDLPPRLALNAGEPATGELTPAINATLVVGDPDSASAYNTFLVAIARGPYEIQYIENAQWTDRVPVLVRRFIEQRFENRALFTAVGDRVDLPVSDFELQTDIRSFEIDETSDQPFARVTLGAKLIDRRKKVLGTKIFSERVPVRSAELGDRIDALNEAATATADDLIEWTERLTTTATSP